The DNA window atatatatatatatttatatatatgaacatgaacataatatttttttcttactAGATGATATGCCTGTTGATGGATCTTCGGAGGATGTAGCAATATCGGATGTTAATATGGAAGGAAGAGAAAATAATGCCTCACCGTGTCATTCTCAATGTATGTTCATTAACTTTCTCCCTTAGATAAATGTCGCTTACATTCAAGAGACGTGAAATTGCAAATTATACGTTATTAAATTTGTAAGTTGATGCACTGTGCGTTGAGTTCTTATTTGTATTTTAGATTTTAGATAATATCCAGTAATCAATATCTATCTGCTGCATGTAGCCTCGCGACATCCTTTTCGAGCAAGATACAATATTGctcgaaatttcaaaaataacatgATGATGGCAAAATCTCGGTTGCCTAATCCAACTACCTGTAGACGTTGCAACGCAAGACTGTTTCACCACGAATCACGTGACACATGTTGTTCTGGTGGGAAGGTATCGTTTACAAGGGTTGATGCTCCTACGGAATTGCAAGAACTATTTTTGGATGGTTCACCAGAAGGAAAACATTTTAGGCAACATATTCAAAGTTACAACCATGTCCTATCTTTCACTTCGATTGGTGTTCACTTCGATGAAAATATTCATGCGTCTGGTCGTGGTATATATACTTTTCGTGCTCAAGGAGCTTTTTACCATAACATTGGAGGTTTCTATCCAAATGAGGGTGACAGGCCGCGCTTCCTACAATTATACATCTATGAAACAGATAACGAGCTACATAATAGAATACAGGAAAATCCACGACTACACCAGACTGTGGTTCAAAAACTACAACAACTGCTCCATCAGTATAATCCTTTTGTAAttagtgtttacggtgatttccggtaaacaaccgctagtcttccaaactataataaatatgatttggttactcgcaggatcgactagattgatcctaggacatagtcaaaaagattgttattcgatccatgtttatgatttgtcttgaaaataagaattactcaATCGAAATAATAAAGGTTAGCAATCACTTAGTTATACGCGTAAATATAACTCCAGCGAAAagtaagtcaagataaaacataggacaaaaactgtaaaagtgcaagaatcttaaagtgcggaaatgttaaatacttcaaagataaataacatgaaaataaagaatgcaggaatgtaaatggaaagaagtaaacgaaatgcaataatatcgaaagatacttgaaaataaaggaaaatacacatgtattaaaatggtggtggtgtcatacgtacatttctcaacgaactctttctcttaacacttgatatttgagtaatatgtgagtgatttgtacaaaatgaacacactgaatcctaacattagataaataattaaaaataaataattaaaatttgaatagtttatgtagattaaaaaaatataatataaatataaataattcatGTGGatggattaaaaaaataaaatataaatataaataattcatgtcgatttaaaaaaaattaaaaataccaCGTGGATTACCATGCTGGCAGTCAGGGGAATCTTTGCTGCATGTTTTTGAATTGTTAAATAATGCAATTATTTGACTTCCATGTAATCCGATCTAACCAAACTATAAAAACTGGTAATCCGACAAACCGTAATCCGATCAAATCGATTTTTTTGGTCGGAATTGGATTTTGGTATGGCATTCGAGGTTTGGAGAGGATTGAGCTTTTAGGCCCGAATCCAAACCTACCCGACCACCTGTCCACCCCtaattaactatatatatatatatatatatatatatatatatatatatatatatatatatatatatatatatatatataatatttttttcatcagtatatatataaaatttttcaaaacttgtttgtCATAAAAACATaagtcattattattattattattattattattattattattattattattattattattattattattattatccaagTAAAGTGCTATATCTAATTCAATAAAATCCACTTATTTTGATTAAAACTACATCTTCAATTAACAGACCCTTAGAAAAATAAGGATGGTTGTTTTAAGTTTAAAATTGACATTTTCGAAATTACCTGATTGAGAAATTACTACGTTGATGTTTGTTACAAGATTTtaagaaatatatttttcattgtaAAAAACATCAATAGTGAAATAACTTTAAAAAactttcgtgacttttatgattttattatgaTGTAAGAAGGCAAAAATGTTTATTTTCATAACTacatttaaattttgaatttgataCAATCATTAAAAAATCTTCATACTCTATCACTACAAAAAAACATATGAATATGATTATGTAACTTAACTTactttacatcattataacattAAAAAGAACATTATTAAAAATTTGTTAAATTTACCTTAAATAAGTTAAAAATTATCATCCCAAGAATTACATTTGTTTAAGACCTTGATCCTTGCATTTGTTACCCATTCGTGTTTGGCATGATCAATACTGATTTAGCTTTATTTGACACTATACTTTTATATTGATGGCGCAATGCAGTAACAGAAACAGAAAGTTTTGATTTAGCAGTATCATAGTTTAACTTTATCAATGCAAAAACTTTCATTCATTTCAATACTAAAAACAGATTACAAAATAGAACAAATTCAAACATATTAAAACAACTTTCATTCATTTCatcaaaaagaattaattaacATCATGTGATATATACATTACAATGTGATTCATCAAAATTCTAATTTCACGGGAGAAAACACCAGTCTGATTCTAATCAATCTATGTAACTAATTGTTGGAGTCTCTTCGTCGGTAAAGTCTTCACAGTAGAAAAAGCCCattgaataaaatcaaagtgagttCTGGGAGACATTAATGGCAATGAAAActctttcaaagataaaacagtTTCATCATAAGAAATAAAAGGATGTTTCAAAAGCATCTCAGCACTCCATCTTTTCATAGGATCTTTAACAAAACACTTTTTAAGAAAATCTTTGccttcttctgataattcatGTGGAATCAATGGTAATTCTTCTCCAATCCCAATACGAATCATCAACGACCACATATTTTCCTTGCTACTCATAATCCATGCTGGTTTACCGGTAATCATTTCCACGACGGCGCAACCAAGAGCCCAAATATCCACCGGAGATTCATAAACGCTATCGTTAACTGACTCCGGCGCCATAAATATAGGAGTTCCTCTAAACTCCAACTTCTTCTCACCATGTTCTAAACCTTTCTCCTTTGCAAGACCAAAATCTGAAATCTTAACATTTCCACGTTCGAATACAAGAATGTTTTCTAGCTTCAAGTCGCAATGAACGAAACCGTTTTTGTGAATGTGTTTAAGTCCTTCTAAAACAGACCTCGTGTAACCGCGAACGAGAGTTTCCGAGAACTTGCCTTCGTGATTCTTGAGCTGGTCAGAAAGTGTTCCGCCGGCGGCATATTCAAGGAATATATTATAATAGTCTTCGCCATTTTCAAAAGTAAAATCGTGACCAAAACACTTGATAATATGTGGGGATGAACCTAAACGATCTAGTATATGTTTCTCCTTTTGAAGTAAATGTGAGGTGTAGTTTTCGGAGGATTTGACGGCGGTGATAGACGGAAAGTTAACCGAATGTTTTGTGTGTGTGGCTAAGTAGACATTGGCGAAGCTTCCACTACCTAGCAAACGACCGCGAATCCAATCCATGTTTGTCATGTTTGTGTTGTTACTGTATGTTGAGGAAGAAATAAAACCATATGAAGAgttgtttatatgagaaaagttTTAGGTTATATTGCAAACTTTTCTCAACAATTTAACTTTATAGAATTTTATTTAAAACCTTTCATATTGCAAACTTCgtaattaaatttaatagtttATTTATAGCTAACTCTTATTTTTTAATGGATTTCAGTCTCGGACAtctaataaaaacattttttaaagctTTGTTTCATATTGGAGTCTACTTTATAGGAGTACATTTAGATCatgcatttattattattattattattattattattattattattattattattattattatccaaaTAAAGTTCTAAATCTAATTCAATAATATTCACTAAATTTGATTAAAACTATTTCTTCAATGAACATACCCTTAAAAAAATAAGGATGGTTGTTTTAAGTTTAAAATTGACATTTTCAAAATTACCTAATTGAGAAATTATTACGTTAATGTTTGTTACAAGATTTTAAGAAATAAGACTTTCGCGACTTTGATGATTTTATTATGATGTAAGAAGGCAAAAATGTTTTTTCTCATaacatttatataatatttttagggttatatttttttgggatttttgttagTTATACTAATTATCAaatttagttaaaatattaaattatatattcaacactttttttaaaaaaaattaaattaaatttctatatatttatttttttaaatagctTATTCTTAAGAATATTTTTGAGTTCTTAAAATAAGCTCAATAACTAAATTGTTGGAGTCTCTCCGTCGGTAAACTCGCAACAGTAGAAAAAACACATTGAGAAAAATTGAAGTGAGTTCATGGAGACATTAATGACAATGACATTTCTTCTATCTAATATACAACTATAATTAAATATCTCAAATAACCAATTTTAACCTCACtaatttaaaactaatttagACTAATTATAAGGGtatcaaagtttttttttaaatcactAATGTTACCGTATTGTTTTGGCAATTAATATTGCTGATGTGTCATCACATAACTTTTTTTTAATGGTGTTTTTAACTTTAATCACACCACTAATTATTTGCTCCACTAATGTTGATACTTTAtgtacttaatataaatctaaggttgtcatgatgacaaccctagacacATGTCATCTTGATAGTTAATCTAATATCAACCCTAACCCTAGACACATCTCTTTTTCATAATTACTCTAACATCaaccctaattttattttatttttaaattgattctACATTAAGTAGTAAGTGTACCCGTGCGAGCACGGTATAAAATttctttagggtgtgtttggttcgaggtagagcgaggggaggggagggaatatttaaaataaaatgtgtttggttcaatttttaggaggggagtggaggggaggggaggagagcaaaatccctccaaatgacactttttgcgttcccccgaatcggggggattcggaagggaggggaggggatctgagttttaatattaatttaattaatatatttactaaaatatcctcagttttattttattattttaaatttttttttcatgttcctacttttctttttgtgattttttctctattacttccatcaacttattataattatttttcaccttcaaattatttttttatttaataaaaattattattactataattttttgttttttattataatttattttatatattcaaaagttgttatcaacgcatagtttattttgtgtcgagagttataatacgaatcaagtgtactcaattttttttaatattatgcgataagttatgactttttattcactcagttatacaaatattatttccaagaaaatatttatgaaatttttacaattgaatatcatatcacttatataaatttacaaggataaaattgtaaattattattaaaatccctcccctcccctcatgaaccaaacatatttttaaacgaaatcccttccttcccctcccctcccctcgtttaaaccaaacatatatataattacaaaaaatccctaccctcccctccccttcccttccctccattaaaatccttcccctcccctcccctcatttgaaccaaacagacccttatgcttaaaaaatactttataattatttttaaagatTACAAATGAAACAATGTTAACATAAAAATAAGTGGATAAATTATTAGtacaaatgaaataaataatttaactatttaaCAATAATTACATAATCTTATTGTaaaacaaaatttgattgtattatTGAACCATTATAAATAGTTGTACCAAAAAAGATTTAAAATAATTGAGTATCATTATAAATAGTTGTACCAAAAAAGATTTAAAATAATTGAGTATT is part of the Vicia villosa cultivar HV-30 ecotype Madison, WI linkage group LG2, Vvil1.0, whole genome shotgun sequence genome and encodes:
- the LOC131650092 gene encoding mitogen-activated protein kinase kinase kinase 20-like — encoded protein: MDWIRGRLLGSGSFANVYLATHTKHSVNFPSITAVKSSENYTSHLLQKEKHILDRLGSSPHIIKCFGHDFTFENGEDYYNIFLEYAAGGTLSDQLKNHEGKFSETLVRGYTRSVLEGLKHIHKNGFVHCDLKLENILVFERGNVKISDFGLAKEKGLEHGEKKLEFRGTPIFMAPESVNDSVYESPVDIWALGCAVVEMITGKPAWIMSSKENMWSLMIRIGIGEELPLIPHELSEEGKDFLKKCFVKDPMKRWSAEMLLKHPFISYDETVLSLKEFSLPLMSPRTHFDFIQWAFSTVKTLPTKRLQQLVT